The Candidatus Eisenbacteria bacterium genomic sequence TCTCCTCGAGGCGCGTGCCGGCCGGGCAGCGGACGTGCAAACGGAGCTGCCCCGCGTCGACCGTCGGGAAGAAGTCCATGCCGATCAGCCAGAAGAGGCCGAGGGAGAGCGTCACGAAGCCCGCGAAGAGGCCGGCCACGAGGCGCCGGTGAGCGAGCGCCCACCCGAGGAGCGCGGCATACCCGTCCCGAAACCGCTCGAAGCGACGGTTGAACGTCTGGTGCACGGCCCAGATGCGCCCCGCATCGGTGACGGTGTGCTCGGCGCCCGGGGCGTGCAGGTGTGCCTCCGCCGGGAGCAGGTAGCGCACCATGGTAGGGACGACGGTGCGGGAGAGGAGGTAGCTCGCGAGCATCGCGAAGACGACCGCCTCGGCGAGCGGCGTGAAGAGGTACTTCGCGACGCCCGTGATGAAGACGACCGGGACGAACACGATGCAGATGCAGAGCGTCGCGACGAAGGCCGGGGTTGCGATCTGCTGCGCGCCGTCGAGGATCGCCCTGATCACCGGCTTCCCCATCGCGAGGTTCCGGTTCGTGTTCTCGATCTCGACCGTCGCGTCGTCGACCAGGATGCCGACCGCGAGGGCGAGCCCGCCGAGCGTCATCACATTGAGCGTCTCACCGAAAAGCGAGAGCGTGATCACCGAGACCAGGATGGCGAGCGGGATGGAGACGACGATCACGAGCGTCGAGCGCCACGACCCGAGGAAGAGGAGGATCATGAGCCCGGTGAGCGCGGCGGCGATGATGGCCTCGCGGAGGACGCCCTGGAGCGAGGCGCGCACGAACATCGACTGGTCGAAGAGCGGCTTCACCTCGAGCTCCGGGGGAAGGGTCGCCTGGATGCGGGGCAGGGCGTCCTTCACGCGCTGGACGATGTCGAGGGTCGAGGCGCTCGGCGTCTTCAGCACCGCCAGCAGCGCCGAGAGCTGGCCGTCGACGTGGACCATGTTCGTCTGCACGGCGAACCCGTCGCGCACCTGGGCGACGTCGCGCATGTACACCGTGGCGCCGCCGACCTGCTTCACCGGGAGATCGTTCAGCGTCTCGAGGATGTCGGGCGAGGAGTTGGTGCGGATGTTGTACTCGATGGGTCCGATCTTGGCGGTGCCGGCCGGCAGGATGACGTTCTGGGTCCCGAGCACCGTGGACACGTCGAAGGCCGACAGGCCCTTGGCGTAGAGCGCGTCCGGATCGAGATCGACCATGACGGACCGCACCTTGCCGCCCCACGGCAGCGGCACCTGCGCGCCCTGCACGGTCGCGAGCTGGGTCCGGATGAAGTTGAGGCCGTAGTCGTAGAGCT encodes the following:
- a CDS encoding efflux RND transporter permease subunit, which encodes MWIVRLALRRPYTFIVMAMLIAIGGVLTIARTPVDIFPEINIPVISIIWQYTGLSPNEMEGRMVTISERAMTTTVNSIEHIESQSLAGVGVIRVFFQPDASIGSADAEVTAINQTLLRSMPPGTTPPLIIRYSASNVPILQLALESPTLSEQQLYDYGLNFIRTQLATVQGAQVPLPWGGKVRSVMVDLDPDALYAKGLSAFDVSTVLGTQNVILPAGTAKIGPIEYNIRTNSSPDILETLNDLPVKQVGGATVYMRDVAQVRDGFAVQTNMVHVDGQLSALLAVLKTPSASTLDIVQRVKDALPRIQATLPPELEVKPLFDQSMFVRASLQGVLREAIIAAALTGLMILLFLGSWRSTLVIVVSIPLAILVSVITLSLFGETLNVMTLGGLALAVGILVDDATVEIENTNRNLAMGKPVIRAILDGAQQIATPAFVATLCICIVFVPVVFITGVAKYLFTPLAEAVVFAMLASYLLSRTVVPTMVRYLLPAEAHLHAPGAEHTVTDAGRIWAVHQTFNRRFERFRDGYAALLGWALAHRRLVAGLFAGFVTLSLGLFWLIGMDFFPTVDAGQLRLHVRCPAGTRLEE